Proteins from a genomic interval of Antedon mediterranea chromosome 5, ecAntMedi1.1, whole genome shotgun sequence:
- the LOC140049064 gene encoding uncharacterized protein translates to MVLFININVGQNVEVLHKGRILAGTVKFKGSLANVRGDWVGIDLQEPLGKHCGIFKGRQYFTCHEKHGIFVHPSCVRFSITRRCLFNSYRTVSPTSIVDETLFQKRKSHIRSKTVPTSISDSYLVTASDGFDDLKRSWDGRIESNTWNSALSYSDTTNTGSLSPSRTFNLLHSVSGTRKAATMRPKTAARSLSYTSVPIHAEYDEEVMEFITTPTIPKSHMPMDVLARQDKRGWDRLHKPREWTI, encoded by the exons ATGGTACTCTTCATAAACATCAATGTTGGTCAAAATGTAGAGGTTTTACACAAAGGCAGAATACTGGCTGGAACTGTCAAGTTCAAAGGTAGCCTAGCTAATGTAAGAGGTGATTGGGTTGGAATAGACCTGCAAGAACCACTTGGTAAACATTGCGGAATATTTAAAGGCCGCCAGTACTTCACTTGTCATGAAAAGCATGGTATTTTTGTTCATCCATCATGTGTTAGATTTAGCATTACCCGCAGGTG TTTGTTTAACAGCTATCGAACTGTGAGTCCAACCTCAATTGTTGATGAAACATTGTTTCAAAAGAGAA aatCACATATCAGAAGTAAAACAGTACCAACATCAATTTCTGATTCATACCTGGTAACAGCTTCAGATGGATTTGATG ATTTAAAACGTTCTTGGGATGGTCGTATTGAGTCCAACACTTGGAACAGTGCATTAAGCTACAGTGATACCACAAACACTGGCTCATTAAGCCCATCACGAACATTCAACTTGCTTCACTCTGTTAGTGGCACAAGGAAAGCTGCCACCATGAGGCCAAAAACAGCTGCGAGATCTTTGTCGTATACAAGCGTACCGATCCATGCAGAATATGATGAGGAGGTAATGGAATTTATTACTACTCCCACGATTCCTAAATCTCATATGCCAATGGATGTTTTAGCACGTCAAGATAAAAGAGGCTGGGATAGACTTCATAAGCCTCGAGAGTGGACAATTTAA